The genomic interval CTTTGTTTGACGTGATAATTATAGAGGTTTGTCCGTAAAGCTTGTTAACTAGCTGAAAAAAGAGGTTAGCTTCATTTTTTTCCATCGCCATGAACATCAGATCGTCAATGATGACTAAATCAGAATCAACTATCCGTTTGATGCTGTTTCGTGATATACGCGACTTCCCAACGCCGGGAGCTCCTAAAAATATATACAAATTGGCTCATAAAGAAAAAGTCCAAAATGAATACAACTTGCTCAATTTTAGATTTAAT from Desulfolucanica intricata carries:
- a CDS encoding ATP-binding protein, with amino-acid sequence MYIFLGAPGVGKSRISRNSIKRIVDSDLVIIDDLMFMAMEKNEANLFFQLVNKLYGQTSIIITSNKGPEDWGELLGDPAITTAILDRLVHKCEIINIYDKDSYRMKHRQRIFTD